A part of Armigeres subalbatus isolate Guangzhou_Male unplaced genomic scaffold, GZ_Asu_2 Contig1345, whole genome shotgun sequence genomic DNA contains:
- the LOC134202683 gene encoding protein zwilch-like: protein MPVETASLANVYAFLRDTYESIDFQLAPAPTYIQSVADVVDGKIVFIYKQDEIRSGAMLTDGNHLSPKLSESVQQNRLDLTGSPLKDEVKLESLDMSVDQAVVLSLANPWLEKEECFGPVTVEKGRSILQEVLGKQMVGCGQLWALCDGKDMDRTLLMQIELNGEKKFVRGAVKLLGYFPESQLTMVRLQRVHEAKAAGFSKELETSIELWYKIQSHISIKLRWITHSQNPSFCINQKADIVLRQSIVVDETQSVAEYFWSQLHFLETIKDRILQIRSEGRPNADDESYVGSLDISVIKEKTHKILTEFCVVESTDYKLGQIDSIVERVKTRTAVDVTDRLWSVLKYCSCYDDLKDVLTFIFKIASRSNLANIPSNNNRLAQLIKSIAQGRLAIPILTGAEPFELLLEIGLEKIFKDYQIIFHESKICNLDLDRVGRNTGGSDSRDASRASSVRKSMYEAVPVTSSQSRKTAMLSRAGTSEEHDDDGAIRNSYFNADEANMKIGKLAQVHLLLEHLLSIESHLKLTSIYPQVAEEYFSRPTVSFEEMRSRKSDKLEIPILNNTIIELVENSSPYIRKVGMTSRSKFRTVESIFYQSSEPILPTNLFPQLKAEGGEIKNAYWCLEYTKISNNWSM from the exons ATGCCTGTTGAAACAGCTAGTTTAGCTAACGTTTATGCGTTCCTCCGCGACACGTACGAATCTATTGATTTCCAACTTGCTCCTGCCCCGACGTACATCCAATCTGTGGCGGATGTCGTCGATGGAAAGATTGTCTTCATTTACAAGCAGGACGAGATCCGAAGCGGTGCCATGCTGACCGATGGGAATCACCTGAGTCCGAAATTGAGTGAGAGTGTGCAGCAGAACCGGCTGGACCTGACCGGGTCACCGCTGAAGGATGAGGTAAAACTGGAGAGTCTGGATATGTCCGTTGATCAGGCAGTGGTGCTGAGTCTGGCGAATCCGTGGCTTGAGAAGGAGGAATGCTTTGGACCGGTAACTGTGGAAAAGGGACGTTCCATACTGCAGGAAGTGCTTGGAAAGCAGATGGTAGGATGTGGCCAGTTGTGGGCGTTGTGCGATGGGAAAGACATGGACCGAACTTTGCTGATGCAAATTGAGCTAAATG GTGAGAAGAAATTCGTCCGAGGAGCGGTCAAACTTCTGGGATATTTTCCCGAGAGCCAGCTGACGATGGTCCGGCTACAAAGGGTCCATGAGGCCAAAGCTGCCGGATTTTCAAAGGAGCTGGAAACGAGCATCGAATTATGGTACAAAATCCAGTCGCATATAAGCATCAAACTCCGGTGGATAACCCACTCACAGAACCCTTCGTTTTGCATCAACCAGAAGGCGGACATTGTCCTGCGGCAGTCGATTGTGGTAGACGAGACCCAATCGGTGGCGGAATATTTCTGGAGTCAGTTGCACTTCCTCGAGACGATCAAGGACCGGATACTGCAGATACGAAGCGAGGGTCGGCCCAATGCGGACGATGAAAGCTATGTCGGATCGTTGGATATTAGCGTGATAAAGGAAAAGACCCACAAGATTCTGACTGAATTCTGCGTGGTTGAGTCAACTGATTATAAGCTGGGTCAAATTGATTCCATTGTGGAACGGGTTAAAACCAGAACGGCAGTGGACGTTACCGATCGGCTTTGGAGTGTACTTAAAT ATTGCTCTTGTTACGACGATTTGAAGGACGTTTTGActttcatcttcaaaatagCATCCAGAAGTAATTTAGCA AATATCCCAAGCAACAACAATCGCCTGGCGCAGTTGATCAAATCCATCGCCCAAGGCCGACTGGCTATACCGATTTTGACTGGTGCGGAACCGTTTGAGCTTCTGCTGGAAATCGGTCtcgaaaaaatcttcaaagaCTATCAAATCATTTTCCACGAGAGCAAAATTTGCAACCTAGATCTCGACCGGGTCGGTCGAAATACAGGCGGGTCCGATTCGAGAGACGCGTCCCGCGCGTCCAGCGTTCGAAAATCAATGTACGAAGCTGTTCCGGTCACTTCGTCGCAGAGCCGTAAAACGGCAATGCTCTCCCGGGCTGGCACCAGCGAAGAACATGACGATGATGGCGCCATCCGCAACAGCTATTTCAACGCAGACGAGGCCAACATGAAGATCGGAAAACTTGCCCAGGTGCATTTGCTGTTGGAGCACCTTCTGTCGATCGAATCGCACCTCAAGCTGACCAGCATCTATCCGCAGGTGGCGGAGGAATATTTCTCGCGACCAACGGTAAGTTTCGAGGAAATGAGATCGAGGAAGTCGGACAAGCTGGAGATTCCGATTCTGAACAACACGATTATTGAGCTGGTGGAGAATAGCAGTCCATATATCAGGAAGGTTGGGATGACTAGCCGGAGCAAGTTCCGCACGGTGGAGAGCATTTTCTATCAGAGCTCGGAGCCAATTCTGCCCACCAATTTGTTTCCACAGCTGAAAGCCGAGGGTGGGGAAATTAAAAATGCCTATTGGTGTCTGGAGTATACGAAGATTAGTAATAACTGGAGCATGTAA